Proteins from a genomic interval of Piscinibacter sp. HJYY11:
- a CDS encoding helix-turn-helix domain-containing protein, which translates to MPARAPTPDLAAAARLGALGLDIRARRKALGVSAQAAAEAAGMSRVTWHRIEGGEPSVTMGAYLNALGALGLEIHVAGVVVMPAKAEAPPVPQRIVLADYPQLKRLAWHAPGLTELTPAEALSLYERHWRHLDREALDPRERALLEALARQEGGGRLLV; encoded by the coding sequence ATGCCAGCCCGCGCCCCCACCCCCGACCTTGCCGCTGCCGCCCGCCTGGGTGCGCTCGGCCTCGACATCCGCGCGCGGCGCAAGGCCTTGGGCGTGAGCGCGCAGGCGGCCGCCGAGGCGGCGGGCATGTCGCGCGTGACCTGGCACCGCATCGAGGGCGGTGAACCGTCGGTGACGATGGGGGCCTACCTCAACGCGCTCGGTGCGCTGGGCCTTGAGATCCACGTCGCCGGGGTGGTGGTGATGCCCGCGAAGGCGGAGGCGCCGCCGGTGCCTCAGCGCATCGTGCTGGCCGACTATCCGCAGCTCAAGCGCCTGGCCTGGCATGCGCCGGGGCTCACCGAATTGACCCCTGCCGAGGCACTGAGCCTGTACGAGCGCCACTGGCGCCACCTCGACCGCGAAGCGCTCGATCCCAGGGAGCGTGCGTTGCTGGAAGCTTTGGCCCGTCAAGAGGGCGGAGGGCGTCTGCTTGTTTGA